In the genome of Coraliomargarita algicola, one region contains:
- a CDS encoding glycosyltransferase family 4 protein, producing MNILVISNLYPPHGIGGYEERCMQTVNALRKRGHTVNVLTSDHQVTDRDATGETGIFRQLKVHGFYGHPWLPIHQLYSLEQANQRSMQSLIEQLQPDVVHVWNMGGISKSLLHTLENANRPLVYDISDHWIARSLKADVWLSWWNDDGSVLRKAWRGIATVTGARKLISRKVPTASVRSLKFKHIYFCSQYMRDTTAKQGYPVSHAKIAYCGVEAERFLRKTEYNAPRKFLWVGRLAQDKDPMTALKGFLQARQSSGLPLCLDIYGRGEADFVDTLRAEIAKAQAEEFVQLKSATHDEMRGLYAQYDAYIFSSNWGEPFALTPLEAMSAGVPVIMCPDGGDAELLHDGDNAIQFAAASRSSLAGAILRLLDLPDHGRNMSRIALQIVQERFTVKVMTDTIEGILKRAVGPTHD from the coding sequence ATGAATATCCTAGTTATCTCCAACCTGTATCCGCCTCATGGTATCGGCGGCTATGAAGAACGCTGCATGCAAACTGTCAATGCACTGCGAAAGCGGGGGCATACTGTGAATGTGCTCACATCGGATCACCAAGTGACCGATAGGGACGCAACAGGAGAAACAGGAATCTTTCGTCAATTAAAGGTGCATGGCTTCTATGGGCACCCCTGGCTGCCCATCCATCAGCTGTATAGTTTGGAGCAGGCCAACCAACGAAGCATGCAGTCACTCATCGAGCAACTGCAGCCCGATGTCGTACACGTCTGGAATATGGGGGGCATCAGTAAGTCCCTACTCCACACTCTGGAAAATGCCAATCGACCGCTGGTTTACGACATCTCTGATCATTGGATCGCACGCAGTTTAAAAGCCGATGTTTGGCTTTCGTGGTGGAACGACGACGGCTCCGTGCTACGTAAAGCTTGGCGTGGTATTGCGACTGTGACGGGTGCCCGAAAGTTGATTAGCCGAAAAGTGCCCACGGCTTCGGTTCGCTCACTCAAATTTAAACACATCTATTTTTGTAGCCAATACATGCGGGATACTACCGCCAAGCAGGGCTACCCCGTCTCGCATGCCAAGATTGCGTATTGTGGCGTCGAAGCCGAGCGCTTCCTAAGAAAGACTGAATATAACGCACCACGTAAATTTCTCTGGGTCGGCCGCTTAGCTCAGGACAAAGACCCGATGACAGCGCTCAAAGGCTTCCTACAGGCGCGGCAGAGCAGCGGACTCCCCCTCTGCCTCGACATCTATGGTCGAGGCGAAGCTGATTTTGTAGACACATTAAGAGCCGAAATAGCTAAGGCCCAGGCGGAAGAATTCGTACAGTTAAAATCTGCCACCCACGACGAAATGCGCGGCCTATATGCACAGTATGATGCCTATATTTTCTCTAGCAACTGGGGCGAACCCTTTGCATTGACTCCGCTGGAAGCCATGTCGGCAGGCGTGCCTGTCATTATGTGTCCGGATGGCGGCGATGCCGAGTTATTGCATGATGGGGATAATGCGATTCAATTTGCAGCGGCCTCACGTAGCTCTCTAGCTGGTGCCATTTTACGACTGTTGGATTTACCGGATCATGGGCGGAACATGAGCCGCATCGCACTACAAATCGTGCAGGAACGTTTTACTGTCAAAGTCATGACTGATACCATTGAAGGCATCCTCAAGCGAGCCGTAGGGCCGACGCATGATTGA
- a CDS encoding glycosyltransferase, whose product MDKITAVIRYKDSARTLPEVLESIQKQTHPVDQIVAVDTGSRDDSTRLLLEAGAKIVKWSQPYHHSKVTNFGFSHCETPFVLCLSSHTAMSDATIVAKLLHSMEDTQVAASSICWDDDDYYSDRITQAEIVDKGLKLGSIYTNSLGLVRKSCWDAYHFDESINGVEDYEWAIHQLQAGYSIARIQAEISYQRKGHNRILRGTARVFYIANRYRLPVTWLGIKESSVALARNLPGKIMRKPSAVETFDYHARRLMGALFWRFIDLNIN is encoded by the coding sequence ATGGATAAGATTACTGCAGTCATACGCTATAAGGATTCTGCCCGGACCTTACCCGAGGTATTGGAAAGCATTCAGAAACAAACACATCCCGTGGATCAAATCGTGGCGGTCGACACTGGCAGCCGCGATGATTCGACACGGCTCCTGCTTGAAGCTGGAGCGAAAATTGTGAAGTGGTCACAGCCCTACCATCATTCGAAAGTCACTAATTTCGGTTTTTCTCATTGTGAAACACCCTTTGTACTGTGCCTGAGCTCACACACCGCAATGAGTGATGCTACGATCGTTGCTAAATTACTACATTCAATGGAAGATACGCAGGTCGCCGCCTCTAGTATCTGTTGGGATGACGACGACTATTACTCCGATCGAATCACTCAAGCAGAGATTGTAGACAAGGGACTGAAGCTCGGGTCGATTTATACGAATAGCTTGGGATTGGTTCGTAAGTCCTGCTGGGACGCCTACCACTTCGATGAGTCCATAAACGGCGTAGAAGATTACGAATGGGCGATCCATCAGCTACAGGCGGGATACAGCATCGCTCGTATTCAAGCCGAGATTAGCTATCAACGCAAGGGGCACAACCGCATCCTACGCGGCACGGCACGCGTGTTCTACATTGCGAATCGCTATCGACTGCCCGTGACTTGGTTGGGTATAAAGGAGAGCAGTGTAGCACTGGCACGTAATTTACCTGGAAAAATCATGCGAAAACCATCTGCAGTGGAAACATTCGATTACCATGCTCGCCGCCTCATGGGGGCGCTTTTTTGGCGCTTCATTGATCTCAATATCAACTAG
- a CDS encoding glycosyltransferase family 2 protein, translating to MKPIPDSITLVMRSYNEAWAIEDTLKAVCEQDYTGQIELIVIDSGSTDGSHEIIRNYKPKEFIILEPGTYVPGKVLNQGFRLAQNEWVVFLNSDATPDNAQWLKQLLQAAVNTPRLGAAFSRQIPRNDCQAVFAHDYDRCFGPHRESDQWEHFFSMVSCVARKSVWKEYPIREDLQYAEDDEWTRRMKDAGYETLLVVESVVMHSHNYTPAQSYKRAKGDALAVAQAGNVPETSLSWPLGVVLPAVKDSIKDFKYCLKQRRLNEVLHAFRVRYQQRLGRIDGYKEGMSDG from the coding sequence ATGAAGCCCATACCCGATAGCATTACTCTAGTCATGCGCTCCTACAACGAGGCATGGGCCATTGAAGACACCTTAAAGGCAGTCTGTGAGCAGGATTACACGGGGCAGATTGAACTCATCGTCATCGACAGTGGGTCCACTGATGGCTCCCACGAGATCATTCGAAACTATAAGCCTAAAGAATTTATCATCCTGGAACCAGGCACTTACGTGCCTGGCAAGGTGCTAAACCAGGGCTTTCGTTTAGCCCAGAATGAATGGGTTGTGTTTCTGAACTCCGATGCTACGCCCGATAATGCTCAGTGGCTCAAGCAATTACTGCAAGCTGCGGTGAATACCCCTCGGCTGGGCGCCGCCTTTAGTCGTCAAATACCGCGCAATGATTGCCAGGCAGTTTTTGCACATGATTATGATCGCTGCTTTGGACCGCATCGAGAATCGGATCAATGGGAGCACTTCTTCAGTATGGTGAGTTGTGTGGCACGGAAATCAGTGTGGAAAGAATACCCCATACGTGAAGATCTGCAGTATGCTGAAGACGACGAATGGACTCGCCGTATGAAAGACGCGGGCTACGAGACTTTACTGGTGGTGGAATCAGTGGTGATGCACTCTCACAATTACACGCCCGCTCAATCCTATAAACGCGCCAAGGGGGATGCGCTTGCAGTCGCCCAAGCGGGGAATGTGCCCGAGACCAGCCTATCATGGCCGCTCGGTGTTGTACTCCCCGCAGTTAAAGACAGCATAAAAGATTTTAAATATTGCCTGAAACAGAGGCGATTGAACGAGGTGTTACACGCCTTCCGTGTACGCTATCAACAAAGACTAGGCCGTATTGATGGCTATAAAGAAGGCATGTCAGATGGATAA